The following DNA comes from Bacteroidia bacterium.
GCTGCACGAGTTCTTCGCTCTCCTGAAATTAATTGGTATTTATCATAGCCCATCTTGCGAAGGGTTACAGGTTGAATGATACCATGTAACTGAATAGAGGCAGCAAGCTCTTCTAATGCTTGTTTCTCAAATTCTGTTCTGGGCTGGAATGGATTTGCTTCAATCTGATTAATCGGCACTTCGCTCACACTGCTAACAACTTTGTTATCTCCAAACTCTTCTATATTGATATTTTCGGAGGCAAGCAGTGCAGACAATCCTTTACCAAGTCCACTTTTCATATTCTTTGACATCCTTTTTAAAAATTATATTGCAATGGTTGCATCTTTAAACTGGGTCATACCATTTTTTTGCATCACTTCACGAGCAAGGTTCAGATAATTCACCGCACCTTTACTTGTTGCATCATGTTCTAAAACAGGTAATCCAAAACTTGGAGCCTCTCCCAACTTGGTATTGCGATGAATAATGGTGTCAAACACAAAGTTTTGGAAATGCATTTTTACTTCATCCACCACTTGATTAGACAAACGCAAGCGTGAGTCATACATGGTCAATAATATTCCTTCAATTTCTAAATTTTTATTTAGGTTCTGTTGGATAATTTTTATGGTATTGAGCAGTTTACCCAATCCTTCTAATGCAAAGTATTCACACTGTACGGGGATGATGATTGAATCCGCTGCAGTTAATGCATTGGTTACTAAAATACCCAAAGAAGGAGAACAATCTACAATAATAAAATCGTATTCATCTTTGACCCCTTCAAACATATTTTTCATAAACAACTCTCTATTGTTGCTGTTGACCATTTCTATTTCAAATCCAACTAAATCAATGGATGAAGGAAGTAAGTGTAAAAATGAGTTATCGGTATGCAAGATTGCATCTTTCACTTTCGCGCTACCATTCAAACACTCATACAATCCGGTTTTGATATTTCTTGGTTCAAAGCCAAATCCTGATGTTGCATTTGCCTGTGGGTCTGCATCCACAAGTAAGGTTTTACATTCCAATACGGCTAAACTTGCTGCTAAATTAATTGCGGAAGTCGTTTTGCCAACTCCGCCTTTCTGATTTGCTATTGCTATTATTTTTCCCATTTCTATGTATTATATGCTAAATATTTCTCCTATTCCCGGCAGGATTAGTTCAATTCCGGCTTGTTTAAATTTTTGTATTGCTTCTTGATGATTAATTTCAATGTATCCAAAAGTATCGAAGTGCATTCCAACAATTTTATTGCATTGAATAAATGCAGCGGCTCTTATGGCATCCTCTATTCCCATTGTAAAATTATCGCCAATGGGCAGAAATGCAAAATCAAGGTTAAATTGCTCACCAATCAATTTCATATCATAAGTGAGTGCAGTATCACCTGCGTAGTAAAAAGTACGCTCTTTCGATTCTATTACATAACCACAGGGATTTCCGCCATAAGAACCATCAGGAAAAGCACTGGAATGGATTGCATTAACCATTTTTACTCGTCCAAAATCAAAATTCCAAGCGCCTCCAATATTCATGGGATGTACAGACTTACATCCTTGCTTGGAAGCCCAATCTGTTATTTCAAAAATTGAAACTAAAGTTGCTCCTTTTGTTTTGACAAAATGCAATGTATCGCCAAGATGATCTCCATGAGCATGGGATAAAAGTAGATAATCACTGTGAATAGTGTCTATATTAATACTCTTTGCTAAAGGATTGTCAGAAATAAATAGGTCAAAAACAATACTTTTGTCCGCAATATTTACCCTAAAACAAGATTGACCGTAATATGTTACATCCATGACGCGATTTTACATTTTTAGACTGCACAAAAATACTCTGATGAAACCGGTAAACTCTTTTCCAGCTCTTTTAATTGTAAACATTTTACTTATACTTTTTGGGTGTAACCATGTGGATAAATCTAATCCTGTCAATTTTTTCAGATATAATGAGGATGCAGGCATAACCACTCTTGACCCTGCTTATGTCAGGAGTCAAGCTGAAATTTGGGCGTGTAGCCAGATTTTTGAAGGTCTGGTTGAGTTAGATGACAAGTTAAATGTCATCCCTTGTATTGCACATAGTTGGGAGATTTCAAATGACAACAAACGCTTTCTGTTTCACTTAAACACAAATGTCTTTTTCATTGATTATCACGGTAATCAAAGGCGCAAACTCACTGCTTCCGATTTTGTTTACAGTTTTTCTCGTATTGTCAAAAAAGAAAATGCTTCTCCAGGCAGTTGGATTTTCAATGATAAAATTGACATGAGTGTCTTTGAAAGTGGTAACGAACATCATTCTTCCTTCCCTTTTCGTGCAATCAACGATTCTACTTTTGAAATCAATCTTACAGTTGCTTTCGCTCCATTTCTTTCATTGTTAGCAAACCCATATTGCTTTGTAGTTATGCCGGAAGAAGCAGAAAAAGAAGGCAAATCATTCAGAGAGAAACCAACAGGAACCGGTCCGTTCAGACTTGTTCGTTGGGATGAGGATGTGCAACTGCTGCTTCACAAAAATCCTTTCTACCATCAACACGCTGAGACCAAGCAACTGCCTTTATTGGATGGAGTTTTAATTGATTTAAACAAAAACAAACAAGCAGCATTCATGGGGTTTATTTCAGGCAAATATGACTTTTTTAATGGTGTAAACCCTACCGTCAAGGATGAATTGTTTAACCAAAACGGAACGCTAAAGGAAAAATATCAAAGCAAATTCACTCTCAAATCTGCTCCATTTCTTAATTCTGAATTTATCGGGTTTTATTTGGAGGATACGCCAACCGGCATAACTAAAGAGCAATTTCACGAATTGCGCAAAATGCTTAATCTGGCAACAAATCGTAATGAAATCATTACTTATTTAAAAAACGGATTAGGTTATCCTGCCGACAAAGGATTTATTCCTTATGGAATTGCGGCCTACGATTCTGCGCGGACTGCTTCCCTCCTCTACAATCCTGCACAAGCTGAGGCATGGATGAAACAACAAGGGTTCAATGCAAAAAATCCTTTGAAATTAACCCTCAACACCACTGCTGACTATATTGACATTGCTGTTCTACTCAAAAATCAATGGAAAAAAATTCTTATAGATTTAACAATTGAGATTCATCCGGGAAGTTTTCTTCGACAACTCCGCAACCAAGGAAAAGCCTTGTTGTTCCGCGCAAGTTGGATTGCTGACTACCCAGACCCTGAAAATTTTATGGCATATTTTTACTCGCCCTTTCTCAGCCCTAACGGACCTAATTACACTCATTTTCACAACAAACAATTTGACGAACTCTATCTGAAATCCATCTCTGAAAGCAATGCCCATCAACGCTTGTCATATTTAGCTCATATGGATAGTATTATTACAAAAGAATGTCCTGTTTTATTTCTGTTCTATGATAAAAGTGTACGACTGGTTGCCAAACATGTCAATGGATTAGAAGCCAACCCTATGAATCTTCTCAAACTTAAGTACGTTTCCAAATCAAAATGACAAAAGACGTTATCACAATACGGGAACTTATCTTTGGAAGCAGCGAACAAAAAGAAAGTATTAAACTTCGCGATGAAATATTGCGCAAACCGCTTGGATTGCATTTTTCAGATGAAGAATTACAGAACGAACATAATCAAATTCACATAGGTGCATTTCTGGATGGTAGAATCGTTGGAATATTGTTACTCATGCCGCTTAGTAATACAGTGATAAAGATGAGGCAAGTGGCAGTGGACAACAATTTACAAAGGAAAGGAATAGGTAAAAAATTGGTCTTATTTGCCGAAAACTATGCAAAACAACAAAGTTTTAAAGAAATAACGCTTCACGCTCGTAAAAGCGCAACTGAATTTTATCTTAATGCAGGGTTTCAAATTGAAGGAAATCCTTTTATTGAGGTTGGGATTCCTCACTACTTAATAAAAAAACATATATGAAAGTAAAAGTTGATTGCGGTAGCACAAAATGTGATTTCTTATTTATTGAAACAAGAAAAATTCTCAGTTGTCCCGGGTTTAACCCCAATATTTCAGATAATCATGTTTTAGAGAATAACATCAATTCAAATCAGGAATTAAAGGTGATGTTGCAACAAAGTTCTGAAATTGTTTTTTATGGGACAGGCTGTGCAAAGAATGCAAATAAAGAGCGCGTTTTAAAAGTCCTATCAAGCCTTGTTCCAAATGCAGCAATTGTGGTTAAACACGATTTAGATTTAACGCTGGATGCATTGGCTGGGAATACACCTTGCTATGTAAACATTTTGGGCACAGGCAGTAATTCTTTGTTTTATGACGGGAAGCACCCAATTCAAATCGTCCCTTCATTAGGTTATATATTAGGTGATGAAGGAAGCGGCACCTGGTTTGGCAAACAAATTTTAAAAGACTTTTTTTACAAGAAATTACCTTTAGAAATTGAAAAAGCAATCAATGAGAATGAACAACTCAAGATTGAGCAAGTCATTGAGAGAATTTATAGAAGTGAGGGCGCAAACAGATTCATCGCGAGCTTTGCCCGTTACCTCTCCGACTTTCGAAGTACTGAATACGTTCAAGCACTCTTGCACAAAGGATTTCAAAGTTTTTTAGATGCATTTATTTTCTCTTCACAACCGGTTGACTGTCCGCTACATTTTTCAGGTTCTATTGCATTCCATTTTGCGGATGAATTAAAATCAGTTTTGCTTGAAAATAACCTTATTGCTGGCAAAATAGTTAAATCGCCTTTAGAAGCTTTGATTGATTAGCGCTAACTAATTAAACCAAGAATCTGTTTCACACTATCCTTGTTGGGCAACAACGAATATAACTTGACTTGATAGTCATGTTTAATTTTTAAGATTAAAAATAGAAACTGAGCACAGTAGCCACACACTACACCTAATACAAAACCGTTTACTCCAAAATAATGAGACAATATCATAAATCCTGCAAATCCAACTAAAGCACCTATTGCATTGGCTACAATAAGCACAACAAATCGGTTAGCCGCATGATAAAAATGGCTGATAATTGATGATATGGACTGTAGAAGCACCATTGGCGAGAACAACAGAAACATGGTTCCAAGTCCTGCAAACTCTTTCTTTAATAACCAAATCCAAAATTCGTCAGGAATGAAAATAAGTACCAACACGACCGGAATAACACAGAGCAAGGAAAGACGTGCATATTTGAGTACATCAGGTATGTCATCTGCGGGATTTTTAGAATGAATAATTTTAGCATGTAAAATCTGACCCAATGAAGCTGCAATAATCAACACCCCCTCACCTAATACCACCACATTTGAAAAAACTCCTAAGTTTTCCATTCCAAATAGCAAAGGCATGAGAAAAAACGGCAGTCTGGTTGCAATAAATTGTATCAGATGCCCTGATTGTGAAAGTGCTCCATTTTTAAAAATTACCTTGCTTAGTTCTTTACTTCCTTTGGGTTTAATTGAACAATCTGCAAAAAGTTTGAGTCGCATAAAAGTAAACAAATCTGCAAGTAACCAAGCAGCTAATAAACACAGAAAATACTCCCTCACGCCAATATTACTTACTCCTTTTACTAAAGCAAAAACTGCAAAACCGGTAATCGATAAAAAGGGAACTAACGCAAATGCATAATTTCTTGCGTTGAGTTTACCTTTACCTATCAAAATTGCGCCATGTGTATTAAACACTCCCATTAACAAAAGAGCAATAGGAATAACAATAGAGTATGCACTTTGGTTTAAAGGAAAAATAAGGTAGAATAACAACACAAAGCATGAAAGGAATACTACCCATTTTAATGCAAAAGCCCATAATTGCTTAGCCGGATACTTTGCACTCAAATTTATCAAAGCGCTTCCGGTAACAAAATCACTGACAATCACCCAAGCACCAATCCAAGACAATAAAAAACTAATCTCTCCTCTAATCTCAGCACCCAACCAACGTGAAGTCAGTACTACTGCCAAAACTCCACAGCAAACACCAATAGCTTTGGAAATAAATGAATGAATAACAAGGTTTTTTGCGGCCAATACTGAACTCCTCTTATGCGAGTGCCAAATAAATGTATGTTTTGTTATGATACAAAAAATATTGCTGTTAAATCATTCTATCTTTGCCACATGCAGTTACAAGAGATTCTGAAAGATGTGAAATCGGTTGCTTTAGAAGTTGGAACATTCATAGAGAATGAGCGAAAAAACTTTGATAGCAATATTGTACAAGAAAAGAGTCCCAATCAATTGGTGAGTTATGTAGATATTGAGGCAGAAAAGCAAATCATACAAGGCTTATCAGCCATTCTTCCGCAAGCAGGATTTATTGGAGAGGAAGCTACACATAATTCCGAACAAAAGGAATACACATGGGTCATTGACCCTTTAGATGGTACAACCAATTTCGTACACAATCTTCCTGTGTTTTGTATCAGTATCGGCCTATTGCATCAAAACAAACCCATCTTAGGCGTAATATATGAACCGAATCGCAAAGAGTTGTTTTATGCTTCTGAAAATAGCGGTGCTTTCCTTAACAACCGCAATATCCGTGTTACACAAACTGAAACCCTTCAACGCACTTTACTTGCAACGGGTTTCCCTTATTATGATTTTGACAAAGTCAGAGCATTTTTAAACGTGTTGGATTATTTGATGAAAAACACTAGAGGTCTCAGAAGAATGGGGTCAGCAGCCGTTGATTTAGCCTATACGGCTTGTGGTCGTTTTGACGGTTTCTTTGAATACGGATTGAGTCCTTGGGATGTTGCAGCAGGTGCTTGTATTGTGAAGGAAGCAGGAGGCATTGTTTGTGATTTTAGAAATGGAAATGATTTTTTGTTTGGCAAAGAAATTATTGCATGCAATACTCAGATAGCACTATCGCTTGTACCCTTTATTTCAAAACAATTTCATCCTACAAACGATTAAACACAAAAAGGTAATTATTCATTTTTAATAATAAAACTCCTTTCGCTAAAAGCAGGCAAGGCAGGAGCAGCTTCATAGAAATGTTCAATCATATCCTTTGAATCCATTAATCCCAAACTGTATAGTACAGGCACAAAGTGATCAGGTGTGGGGGCTGCCAACTTTCCTAACTTATTACTGCTTTCATAATTGATGATTGACTCAACATCTCTTTTGTCAATTTTATCTTTTATCCAAAGGTCATACTCAATCTCCCAGCCATAAGGGCTTGCATCGTTTGATTGCATTTTTTGACCCGCTAATCGCAAATTGTGAATCAAAGCACCACTGCCGATAATCAAAACTCCTTTATCACGCAAGGACTTCAGCTCTTTACCTAACTCATAATGATATTGAGGATTGGCATAATAGTCAATGCTTAGTTCAAACACCGGCACATCAGCCTCCGGAAATAAATGCATTAGCATGGGCCACGCACCATGATCCAAACCCCAATCTGTGGTTTCTACAATCGAAGGTACGATTGACTTGAGTTCTTTGGCAAGCCCCGGTGCTCCTTGTGCTTGGTAATAAACTTTGTAATACTCTTCAGGAAAACCGTAGTAATCAAAGATTTGTTGCTGTTCTTGTGCAATGTTCACATAGGTTCCCTTAGTACACCAATGAGCAGATACTACCACTGCCGCTTTTACGTCATAATCTTTCTTTAATTCCTTGCCTAACTCATAGAGTTTTTGCCAAAATGGTCTTTGCTCTCTGGTGAGTGGAATATCAAATGGATTGCCATGCGAAGTAAACAATACAGGCATCCGTTTACTCTGTTTAGGTAGCCCGTCTGTAAATGCTTTTAAATTTCCTAATGTGCCCATAGCCAATAGTCCTGCAATTGTACTTAAAAACTCTTTCCTTTGCATAAGAAACAAAAATATAAAGAATTACACTTTCATTGATTCTCCTAATAGCAATGTTTGTCTAAAACCTTAAAATTTCGTCAAAATACGATTGCCTCTATTGCCTAATCCAAGTCTGAGTTCTACCTAATAGCGAAAAACCGATATACCCTCTGATTTCTAAGTTTCCTTTTTTATTGATTTTTGCTTCGCAACTATACGTCTTCCCTGTTTTAGGGTCTGTAATATTTCCATCAACCCATTCATTCCCTTTCTTTACAAGTCCTTCCACTATTTCAAGACCAATCAAGGGTTGATTTTTCTTGCTTCCGCTACATTCAACACATTTGTCATGCTTTGGTTTGATAAGCAGTTCAACAATTTTACCATAATATTTTCCATCACTCTTTTTGTATATTTCAACAATTGATTTTGCTTTTCCTGTTTCATCATCAATGGTTTTCCACTTTCCTTCAATCGTAGGTGAGTTTACAGAAAAGAGAATGGATAAAATTGCGAATAGTATTGTATAATTCATAGCTTTTTTATTTGGTAAATGCGAAGATAAGAGAATAACTCAATAATCGAATAGGAAGAAAAATCGAATGACAAAATTCTTTTAAGAGTGATGCTGTTGCTTGTATTTTAACCAATCTTCGTGTAATTTCCCTCCAACTAATTTATCTATTGGAAATGTAAACAAATCTTCAGTTATGTCAGACCATTTAACCCAACGATATCGCTCCTGTTCATTGTAAAAAGGATTCGTATATGGCTCAAATTGTAAATTGTTTTCTTGAGCGTAATGAATCTTAAAATAAACACTAATAATCTGGTCTGTTTCTAACCAAGCAGATTGAACAAAAAAGTCGGTAATGTAAAACAATTCATGTACTGTAATCTCCAAATTCAACTCCTCTTTAAACTCCCTTTTTAAACAATCTTGCAATCCTTCGCCCCACTCTAACCCACCTCCGGGAAATTTTGTAAAAAACTTATTCCAACGAAATTCATCACTCACAAGTATTTCATTGTTGTCATTGAACAAAATACCATAAACACGAATGTTAAATCGCTTGTTCATTCAAAAACTTTTCAGCATTTTTAATATCGCTATGTAGCAATGTATCTTTGTCTCTGAATGGCACAACCCTTCTGAATGAATCAAAAATCCCTTTGAGTTTTGCAGATGTTTTTTCAGTTCCTCGAAAGTCCAGCGCTTGACATGCACACAACATCTCGATTGCAAGAACAGTTTGTAAGTTCTTAGTAATTTTATAGAGTTTTGTTGCAGCATTCGCACCCATACTCACATGATCTTCTTGACCATTGCTGCTGACAATACTATCAACAGACGCGGGGGTTGCCAATATTTTGTTCTGACTTACAATTGATGCCGCAGTATATTGTGCAATCATATAACCACTGTTCAAGCCTGCATTGGGTATTAGGAAAAGTGGCAATCCGCGCTCCCCTGAAATCAACTTATATATTCGCCTTTCACTGATGGATGCCAATTCTGATGCTGCTATTGCAGAAAAGTCAAGTTGAAACGCCAATATCTCTCCATGAAAATTACCCGCACTTAAAATTTTATCCTCATCAGGAAAAACATTGGGGTTGTCTGTAACTGCATTTATTTCTGTCTCAACAATGTCTATTGCTTGCTGCAATACCTGCTTACATGCTCCATGCACCTGTGGGATACAACGAAATGAATAAGGATCTTGAACATGTTGTTTAAGCTGCTTTGCAATTTCAGAATCTTTTCTTAATGCAGTAATTGTTTGAGCCGTTTCAATCTGACCTCTGTGAGGGCGAATGGAATGAGATTCAGGTGCAAAAGGTTCTTCTCTTCCATCAAAAGCTTCAATTGACAATGCAGCTATGATATCTGCCCATTTACTTAATTTACTCAATTCACTCAAACACCACACTCCAAAAGCACTCATAAACTGCGTACCATTAATTAATGCCAACCCTTCTTTCTCTCCCAACTCAACGGGCTTCAATCCTGTATTAGCCAAAAACTCAGCTCCGGTCATAGTTCGCCCTTGATGTCTTACCCACCCTTCGCCAAATATTGGAAGACACAAATGGGATAAAGGTGCCAGATCTCCTGATGCCCCCAATGAACCTTGTTCATAGACTATCGGAAAGTAATTGTTATTATACAATGCTGCTAATTGTTCAACAGTGGACAGATTAACACCTGAATACCCTTTGGCTAATGATTGCACTTTGAGCACAAGCATGATTTTAACAATCTCTTCTTCAATTTCATCTCCTGTTCCGCAAGCATGCGAACGCAATAAATTGTACTGAAGGTTACACATGTCAGCAGGAGGTATGATATGATTACACAGTGAGCCAAATCCGGTATTGATACCATAGATTGGTTCTTTTGAAGTTTTAATTTTATCTTCAAGAAACATTCTGCAAGTCACTATACTATCCTTAGCATTTTCGCTTAATGACAATTGCTCATTACCCTGTACCAACTTCCTGACTTGGTCAATCGTGATATTTGATTTTGGCTCTATTCTCATTACTTCACTGTATTAATAAATTCGTCAATAGATAAGGTTTGCTGATTGCCGCTCAAAAGATTCTTCAGCGTTATCTGATTCTCTAGCATTTCATTTTCCCCGACAATTGCAACAGATTGAATTTGTTCTGCATTTGCATAATCCAACTGCTTTTTCAACTTACTTGGCTCCGGATAAACTTTGCAGCTCACTCCTTTGCTTCTCAGCATCTCCGCTACTTTGATACAATAAGAAACAGCTTCGAAACTCATTCCACAAAACAAAACCTTACAATTCGCTTCATTGCCAGTCGGGAAAAGTTGTAAAGCTTCCATCAAATCATAAATTCTATCCGCTCCGAAACTAATTCCCACTCCTGATATACCCGGCATGTCAAAAATACCCGTTAGGTTGTCATATCTGCCTCCGGCTGCAATACTGCCAATACCGCTGTTTGGCACTTTCACTTCAATGATACATCCTGTATAATAGCTTAACCCTCTTGCTAAAGTTCCATCAAACAGTACATTTTTGCTAAATCCACTTGCGGTTAAATACTTTAGAAGTTCCTCCAATTCCACCAGACCTTGCAAACCTATTGTGCTATTGGACAACAATGCTTTCCATTGAGCAATGCTTTCGGTTGAAAGTGCAGAAGAAATCAAAAATTGCTCAGCAATTTGAATTTGAGTATCTGCAAAACCTCGTTCTTTGAATTCATTTAAAACACCCTCCTTGCCTATTTTATCAAATTTGTCCAGCGCGACTGTAAACTGAGAAAACTTATCTGGAGCACCTATCACTTCTGCTACTCCTTCTAGCACTTTGCGATTATTAAGATGAATGACATAGCCTTGAATGCCTAACTTCTCAAATGCCCTATGAAATATAGCAACCAAATCCGCCTCCGAAGTCAGACTGTCTGTACCAATAATATCAGCATCACATTGCCAAAACTCTCTATATCTGCCTTTTTGAGGTCTGTCAGCCCGCCAAACCGGTTGCATCTGATAGCGTCTGAAAGGGAATTTTACTAAATGCCTGTTCATACTAACATATCTTGCAAAAGGAACAGTTAAATCATATCGTAGTCCGCGACTTGCCAGTATTGGTAAAGTTTTTTTGGATGTTAAACTTCCTATTGATGTACTTTCTCCAAAGGATTTATTGACATTACCCCAAAAATCACCACTGTCTAAAATCTTAAATAACAGTTGGTCGCCCTCATCTCCATACTTGCCGGTCAATGTTTCAATATTTTCTAATGCAGGAGTTTCAATTGCATGAAATCCATAGAGTTGAAACACCTTTTCAATGGTATTAAAAATGAATTTTCTCTTTTTCATTTCTTCAATACCGAAATCTCTCGTTCCTTTTGCCAATGACACTTTTCCCATTGATATATTCTTTGTTTGCTTAGAGTGTTCAAAAATAGACAAAATTCACTCTTTTAACGGGTCACTTTCTTGAAGAATCTTCATTTCTTTTTCGACTCACACTGACACAAATACATCATTCAAAAACCAAAGAAAATATCTTTCCATCCTATCTAAATTCAAATTAAAGAAGTATGTTTGCAGTCGTAAAAACTAACGATTGTTAGTTTGAATTAATTATTAATCAAAATACAAAATAAACAAATGAAATTTGAGAGAAGACCATGGGCAGAGCCCTACAAAATCAAAGTAGTTGAACCTTTGAAAATGACAACACAATCTGATAGAGAGAAATTCATTAAAGAGGCTGGGTACAATACATTTTTGTTACGTTCAGAAGATGTTTACATAGACCTTTTAACCGACAGCGGAACCAATGCCATGAGTGACAACCAATGGGCAGGCATGATGCTCGGAGATGAAGCTTATGCAGGAAGCACCAACTACTACCATCTTGAAGCTAATGTTAGAAAATACTATGGTTACAAACATTTGGTGCCAACGCACCAAGGCAGAGGAGCAGAAAATTTACTTTCTCAATGTCTAATTAAGCCCGGTCAATATGTTCCCGGAAACATGTATTTCACAACCACCAGAGCCCACCAAGAATTGGCTGGCGGAACTTTTGTAGATGTTATTATTGATGAAGCACATGATTCTCAGATTCAACACCCATTCAAAGGAAACGTCAGCTTAGAAAAATTCAGCAATTTGATTGATAAAGTTGGGGCAATAAATATTGCTTACATCACGATTGGAGCAACAGTGAATATGGCAGGGGGACAACC
Coding sequences within:
- a CDS encoding AAA family ATPase, translating into MGKIIAIANQKGGVGKTTSAINLAASLAVLECKTLLVDADPQANATSGFGFEPRNIKTGLYECLNGSAKVKDAILHTDNSFLHLLPSSIDLVGFEIEMVNSNNRELFMKNMFEGVKDEYDFIIVDCSPSLGILVTNALTAADSIIIPVQCEYFALEGLGKLLNTIKIIQQNLNKNLEIEGILLTMYDSRLRLSNQVVDEVKMHFQNFVFDTIIHRNTKLGEAPSFGLPVLEHDATSKGAVNYLNLAREVMQKNGMTQFKDATIAI
- a CDS encoding polysaccharide biosynthesis C-terminal domain-containing protein, producing MAAKNLVIHSFISKAIGVCCGVLAVVLTSRWLGAEIRGEISFLLSWIGAWVIVSDFVTGSALINLSAKYPAKQLWAFALKWVVFLSCFVLLFYLIFPLNQSAYSIVIPIALLLMGVFNTHGAILIGKGKLNARNYAFALVPFLSITGFAVFALVKGVSNIGVREYFLCLLAAWLLADLFTFMRLKLFADCSIKPKGSKELSKVIFKNGALSQSGHLIQFIATRLPFFLMPLLFGMENLGVFSNVVVLGEGVLIIAASLGQILHAKIIHSKNPADDIPDVLKYARLSLLCVIPVVLVLIFIPDEFWIWLLKKEFAGLGTMFLLFSPMVLLQSISSIISHFYHAANRFVVLIVANAIGALVGFAGFMILSHYFGVNGFVLGVVCGYCAQFLFLILKIKHDYQVKLYSLLPNKDSVKQILGLIS
- a CDS encoding dioxygenase, producing the protein MQRKEFLSTIAGLLAMGTLGNLKAFTDGLPKQSKRMPVLFTSHGNPFDIPLTREQRPFWQKLYELGKELKKDYDVKAAVVVSAHWCTKGTYVNIAQEQQQIFDYYGFPEEYYKVYYQAQGAPGLAKELKSIVPSIVETTDWGLDHGAWPMLMHLFPEADVPVFELSIDYYANPQYHYELGKELKSLRDKGVLIIGSGALIHNLRLAGQKMQSNDASPYGWEIEYDLWIKDKIDKRDVESIINYESSNKLGKLAAPTPDHFVPVLYSLGLMDSKDMIEHFYEAAPALPAFSERSFIIKNE
- the hutH gene encoding histidine ammonia-lyase; the protein is MRIEPKSNITIDQVRKLVQGNEQLSLSENAKDSIVTCRMFLEDKIKTSKEPIYGINTGFGSLCNHIIPPADMCNLQYNLLRSHACGTGDEIEEEIVKIMLVLKVQSLAKGYSGVNLSTVEQLAALYNNNYFPIVYEQGSLGASGDLAPLSHLCLPIFGEGWVRHQGRTMTGAEFLANTGLKPVELGEKEGLALINGTQFMSAFGVWCLSELSKLSKWADIIAALSIEAFDGREEPFAPESHSIRPHRGQIETAQTITALRKDSEIAKQLKQHVQDPYSFRCIPQVHGACKQVLQQAIDIVETEINAVTDNPNVFPDEDKILSAGNFHGEILAFQLDFSAIAASELASISERRIYKLISGERGLPLFLIPNAGLNSGYMIAQYTAASIVSQNKILATPASVDSIVSSNGQEDHVSMGANAATKLYKITKNLQTVLAIEMLCACQALDFRGTEKTSAKLKGIFDSFRRVVPFRDKDTLLHSDIKNAEKFLNEQAI
- a CDS encoding NUDIX hydrolase; the protein is MNKRFNIRVYGILFNDNNEILVSDEFRWNKFFTKFPGGGLEWGEGLQDCLKREFKEELNLEITVHELFYITDFFVQSAWLETDQIISVYFKIHYAQENNLQFEPYTNPFYNEQERYRWVKWSDITEDLFTFPIDKLVGGKLHEDWLKYKQQHHS
- a CDS encoding DUF2147 domain-containing protein, with translation MNYTILFAILSILFSVNSPTIEGKWKTIDDETGKAKSIVEIYKKSDGKYYGKIVELLIKPKHDKCVECSGSKKNQPLIGLEIVEGLVKKGNEWVDGNITDPKTGKTYSCEAKINKKGNLEIRGYIGFSLLGRTQTWIRQ
- a CDS encoding inositol monophosphatase → MQLQEILKDVKSVALEVGTFIENERKNFDSNIVQEKSPNQLVSYVDIEAEKQIIQGLSAILPQAGFIGEEATHNSEQKEYTWVIDPLDGTTNFVHNLPVFCISIGLLHQNKPILGVIYEPNRKELFYASENSGAFLNNRNIRVTQTETLQRTLLATGFPYYDFDKVRAFLNVLDYLMKNTRGLRRMGSAAVDLAYTACGRFDGFFEYGLSPWDVAAGACIVKEAGGIVCDFRNGNDFLFGKEIIACNTQIALSLVPFISKQFHPTND
- a CDS encoding GNAT family N-acetyltransferase encodes the protein MTKDVITIRELIFGSSEQKESIKLRDEILRKPLGLHFSDEELQNEHNQIHIGAFLDGRIVGILLLMPLSNTVIKMRQVAVDNNLQRKGIGKKLVLFAENYAKQQSFKEITLHARKSATEFYLNAGFQIEGNPFIEVGIPHYLIKKHI
- a CDS encoding ABC transporter substrate-binding protein; protein product: MKPVNSFPALLIVNILLILFGCNHVDKSNPVNFFRYNEDAGITTLDPAYVRSQAEIWACSQIFEGLVELDDKLNVIPCIAHSWEISNDNKRFLFHLNTNVFFIDYHGNQRRKLTASDFVYSFSRIVKKENASPGSWIFNDKIDMSVFESGNEHHSSFPFRAINDSTFEINLTVAFAPFLSLLANPYCFVVMPEEAEKEGKSFREKPTGTGPFRLVRWDEDVQLLLHKNPFYHQHAETKQLPLLDGVLIDLNKNKQAAFMGFISGKYDFFNGVNPTVKDELFNQNGTLKEKYQSKFTLKSAPFLNSEFIGFYLEDTPTGITKEQFHELRKMLNLATNRNEIITYLKNGLGYPADKGFIPYGIAAYDSARTASLLYNPAQAEAWMKQQGFNAKNPLKLTLNTTADYIDIAVLLKNQWKKILIDLTIEIHPGSFLRQLRNQGKALLFRASWIADYPDPENFMAYFYSPFLSPNGPNYTHFHNKQFDELYLKSISESNAHQRLSYLAHMDSIITKECPVLFLFYDKSVRLVAKHVNGLEANPMNLLKLKYVSKSK
- a CDS encoding metal-dependent hydrolase — encoded protein: MDVTYYGQSCFRVNIADKSIVFDLFISDNPLAKSINIDTIHSDYLLLSHAHGDHLGDTLHFVKTKGATLVSIFEITDWASKQGCKSVHPMNIGGAWNFDFGRVKMVNAIHSSAFPDGSYGGNPCGYVIESKERTFYYAGDTALTYDMKLIGEQFNLDFAFLPIGDNFTMGIEDAIRAAAFIQCNKIVGMHFDTFGYIEINHQEAIQKFKQAGIELILPGIGEIFSI